The nucleotide window CATGGCCTCTGGAGCCCGCGATGATGGACCAGGCTACACCACGCCCCCACTCGTTCTAGGTTAGTCATCGATGGACTTATAAGCTTTACTCCCGGTGCTTCCAAGGATGAAGAGGGAACTCTCACTCATTCAGGGGCTTCGGGAGAGGGCCGGGAAAGTTAGAAGGAGGAGCATAGCCCGAAGGAACATGCTATTCCTAGCCATATCGATGTTCTTTGCCAACATGTCCTGGGGAATTGCGTTTCCCTACCTGAGCGTCTATATGAGGATGATTGGGGGAACGATGTTCCTCGTTGGCATGCTCAGTGTCGTCTTCAACGTAACCTCCACGGCTTTCCAGTACCCCTTTGGCTATCTCTCGGACAAGACCGGAAGAAGGAAACCCTTCATAGCCCTGGGAGTGCTCTCCTCTGGAGCTACCTATGCTCTCGTAGCCTTCATAGCGAGTCCGCCCCTCCTCCTCGGCTTCAGGGCCCTTCAGGGTGCTCTGAGCGCCTCCTTAGCACCCGCCCACTCAGCCCTAATATCCGAGCTGGCAACTAGAGTTGGATCTGCATTTGGATTCTTCAGCTTCGTTGAGAATATGGGTTACATGGCCGGGAACTTTCTCGGAGGAATTGTAGTCAGGGATTTGGGAATAAGAAAGACCTTCATGCTAGCCTCTACCTTTTCCCTGCTTTCCATTCTCTTCCTCTTCCCAATTAGGGAGAAAAGCACTGGAAAGAGATCATACTCAAGGCCGATAGTCGTGCAGGAGGGTAGGGAATCCGAGAAGGTATCCTTTGAAGGGGCCGCCTTCAGGAGGCTCATGAA belongs to Pyrococcus yayanosii CH1 and includes:
- a CDS encoding MFS transporter, which codes for MKRELSLIQGLRERAGKVRRRSIARRNMLFLAISMFFANMSWGIAFPYLSVYMRMIGGTMFLVGMLSVVFNVTSTAFQYPFGYLSDKTGRRKPFIALGVLSSGATYALVAFIASPPLLLGFRALQGALSASLAPAHSALISELATRVGSAFGFFSFVENMGYMAGNFLGGIVVRDLGIRKTFMLASTFSLLSILFLFPIREKSTGKRSYSRPIVVQEGRESEKVSFEGAAFRRLMKGKLGRFYLSIFFVMIASGEVYSTVSVYFGERFGEEFVGLFFGIDSLAAALSSIAIGRLIDKYGPELFYRAAIVGYMLTFLGYAFAKTVPIMVAISALSGVKWAMTLSSSSTYVAMKVSQRERGQGMGLLNTMMSLGWAIGPLLGGYLSGISFRLMFLSTLVPLFVALILTGSPISSRRRPSP